One window of the Brevundimonas goettingensis genome contains the following:
- a CDS encoding S-(hydroxymethyl)glutathione dehydrogenase/class III alcohol dehydrogenase, which produces MKTRAAVAFEAKRPLEIVEVDLEGPRAGEVLIEIKATGICHTDAYTLDGLDSEGIFPSILGHEGAGVVVEVGPGVTSLEVGDHVIPLYTPECRQCKSCLSRKTNLCTSIRATQGKGLMPDGTSRFSYKGQAIAHYMGCSTFSNYTVLPEIAVAKIRKDAPFDKACYIGCGVTTGVGAVVNTAKVEPGANCVVFGLGGIGLNVIQGLKMVGADMIVGVDINDTKEEWGRRFGMTHFVNPKNVSDVVAHLVEMTGGGADYTFDCTGNTVVMRQALEACHRGWGESVVIGVAEAGKEIATRPFQLVTGRVWRGSAFGGARGRTDTPKIVDWYMDGKIEIDPMITHTLPLERINEAFDLMHAGESIRSVVVF; this is translated from the coding sequence ATGAAAACCCGCGCCGCCGTCGCCTTCGAGGCCAAACGTCCGCTGGAGATCGTGGAGGTCGATCTGGAGGGGCCACGCGCCGGTGAGGTGCTGATCGAGATCAAGGCCACCGGCATCTGCCACACCGACGCCTATACTCTGGACGGGCTCGACTCCGAGGGCATCTTCCCGTCGATCCTGGGTCACGAAGGCGCGGGCGTCGTGGTCGAGGTCGGACCCGGCGTGACCTCGCTGGAGGTCGGCGATCACGTGATCCCGCTGTACACGCCGGAGTGCCGCCAGTGTAAGTCGTGCCTCAGCCGCAAGACCAATCTGTGCACCTCGATCCGCGCGACCCAGGGCAAGGGTCTGATGCCCGACGGCACCTCGCGCTTCAGCTACAAGGGTCAGGCCATCGCCCACTATATGGGCTGCTCGACCTTCTCGAACTACACCGTCCTGCCCGAAATCGCGGTGGCGAAAATCCGCAAGGACGCGCCGTTCGACAAGGCCTGCTACATCGGCTGCGGCGTGACCACGGGCGTCGGCGCGGTAGTCAATACGGCCAAGGTCGAGCCGGGCGCCAACTGCGTGGTCTTCGGCCTGGGCGGCATCGGGCTCAACGTCATCCAGGGGCTGAAGATGGTCGGGGCCGACATGATCGTCGGCGTGGACATCAACGACACCAAGGAGGAGTGGGGCCGCCGCTTCGGCATGACCCACTTCGTCAATCCGAAGAATGTGTCGGACGTGGTCGCCCATCTGGTCGAGATGACCGGCGGCGGCGCCGACTACACCTTCGACTGCACCGGCAACACCGTGGTCATGCGTCAGGCGCTGGAAGCCTGTCACCGCGGCTGGGGCGAGAGCGTCGTCATCGGCGTCGCCGAGGCCGGCAAGGAGATCGCCACGCGGCCGTTCCAGCTGGTCACCGGCCGGGTGTGGCGTGGCTCGGCCTTCGGCGGCGCGCGCGGCCGCACCGACACGCCGAAGATCGTCGACTGGTACATGGACGGAAAGATCGAGATCGATCCGATGATCACCCACACCCTGCCGCTGGAACGCATCAACGAGGCCTTCGACCTGATGCATGCGGGCGAAAGCATCCGCAGCGTCGTGGTGTTCTGA
- a CDS encoding VOC family protein produces MFTHLTVGANDVEASRKFYDAVLTTLGIPASVGPDPKGRYWWRTDKGGFAIGKPIDGEPACHANGGTIGFAARDAAMVKAFHDAGVAAGGTSIEDPPGERNGTFGTLNLAYLRDPSGNKICAVHRVA; encoded by the coding sequence ATGTTCACGCACCTGACGGTGGGCGCCAACGACGTCGAGGCGTCGCGCAAATTCTACGATGCGGTTCTGACGACCCTGGGCATTCCCGCCTCGGTGGGGCCGGACCCCAAGGGCCGCTACTGGTGGCGCACGGACAAGGGCGGCTTCGCCATCGGCAAGCCGATCGACGGCGAGCCCGCCTGCCACGCCAACGGCGGCACCATCGGCTTCGCGGCCCGGGACGCGGCCATGGTGAAAGCCTTCCACGACGCCGGCGTCGCGGCCGGCGGCACGTCGATCGAAGATCCGCCCGGCGAGCGTAACGGAACCTTCGGCACGCTGAACCTGGCCTATCTGCGCGATCCGTCTGGCAACAAGATCTGCGCCGTGCATCGCGTCGCCTGA